CTCTTATCACAAAAGCTGATGGTGGAAAGTTTGGCAAAACAGAAGAAGGTAATATTTGGTTAAACCCTGATTATACATCTCCTTATAAATTTTACCAATTCTGGTTAAATGTTTCTGATGTTGATGCAGAAAAATATATCAAAATTTTTACACTTCTTTCAAAAAAAGAAATTGATTCAATTATAATTAAACATCATAATGAACCCCATAAAAGGATTTTGCAACAAAAACTTGCAAAAGAAATAACAATTATGGTGCATTCGGAAAAGGATTACAACAATGCGATCAATGCTTCTCAACTTTTATTTGGCAAAAGCACATTAGAAGATTTACAAGAAATTGATGAACAAACATTCCTTTCTGCTTTTGATGGTATTCCACAATTTGAAATAAATAAAAATAATCTTAAAAACAAACTCAATGTTATCGACCTTTTAGCAGAAAAAGATCAAATATTTTTATCAAAAGGCGAAGCAAGACGATTTATTAAAGGTGGTGGATTAAGCATAAATAAAGAAAAAGTTCCGGATATAAATTCCGATTTTGACTCTAGCAATCTTTTATTCCATAAATATTTCTTAGTTCAAAAAGGAAAGAAAAAATATTTTTTGATAATTGCAAAGTAGAAAAAAATTGCAAGTTTCATTTTTAGGGGAAATTCTATAGGGGGGGGTTCTATAAATCACATAATAATTTTGACAAAAAAAAATGCTGTACTAAAAAGTACAGCATTTTTTAACCAAAATTGTCTGAAACACTAATTTATTCCGTAGGTGCTTCTTCTACAGGTGAATCTTCAGTTGCTTCTTCTACCGGTACGTCTTCTTCAACAGCTTCGTTCATTTCTTCTTCAACATCAACTTCTTCTTCAACTACTACATCTTCGGCATCTACCTCTACTGCGTCAACATCAGCTTCTTCAACTTGTTCTGTTCCTTCATCTTCTTGGTTGTCTGCTTTGTCATTGTTACAAGCAATAAATGCTACCATACCAAGTAATGCGATAAATACAAATAATAATTTTTTCATTTCTAAAATTTTTAGTTAAACAAAATATTTTAATTCATAACTTAATAAGAATTATTCAAAAAGGTAACCCAAGTAATTTAAAAAAAATAACAAAATGATTAATTAGTATGCTTTTCCAATATTATTTTTTAAAATTTGAAAATAAATAAAACTTGAAGAAAAATGAAAAATTCGGGTTACTTTTATTATATTTTTATATTAAGTATGAAAGAAAATGCATAAAAGCAAAAAAACAGAGAAAGATTTTATTGTAGGACTTAAAAAAAATGACAACTTTTCTTTAAGGTTTTTGTATAAATTGCATTTTCCTATGATTTTAAATTTTGTTCTTAGTAATAATGGAAGTGAACAGGAAGCTAAAGATGTTTATCAAGAAGCTTTCATAGTTTTTTATAATAACATTCATAACACAAAATTTAAGTTGGAATGTAAAATAAAAACTTATATTTATTCTGTTAGTAGAAGACTATGGCTTAATGAATTAAAATTCAAAAAGAAAACAGTTTCTAACATTAATGATGTTGAAGAATTTTTAATTTTTAATAAAGAAGATGAAGATAAATTACAAGAAGATGAGAAAAAGTTTGAAATTATTGATGATAGCTTTAAAAAATTGGGAGAGCCATGTACAACTATTTTAAAAGATTTTTACATACATAGTTTATCAATTCCGGAGATTGTTGAAAAAATGGGATATACAAATACAGATAATGCAAAAAATCAAAAATATAAATGTCTTAAAAGACTTAAAAAAATATTTTTTTCAAATTATAAATAAAACGCAGATATGGCAATAGATTTACACACATACGAACTTATTGACAAATATTTGCTTGGTCAACTAAGCGACAAAGAATTTAAAGATTTCAAAAGCAAACTTAAAACCGATCATGAATTAGCAGAGGAAGTTTCTTCACAAGAAGAGCTAATAAGTTTAATGAAAAGTTATGAGAAACGTAATAAGCTTAAAAAAGATCTTGATAATATTCATAAAGAAATTGATGTAAATAAAGTTAGGAAAAAATTGTACGAAGCTTATTTACCAAAAAAGCGAGCAAAAATTTGGCACTATGCAGCAACAATTACAGTTGCTGCTTCCGTAGCAATAGCTTCACTATTTGGAATTTTGTACTATACAGGCTTAATGAATTTTACTGATAAAATGGAATCGTTTTCTGAGTTAAAAAAAAATGTAGATAAAATCTCATCAACCCAAAGATCAATTTGGAAAGCCTTTGTTAAAAGTCAGGAAAAGGAAAAATCAACAAAATATAGTGGTACTTGTTTCTCTGTTTCTACCAATGGTTATCTTGCAACAAATTACCATCTTGTAAAAAATGTTGATTCCGTTTTTATTACAAATAAAATTGATTCAGTTGTTAAATACAGAACAGAAGTTATTTACAAAGATGCAATTCATGATTTAGCAATTTTAAAAATTACCGATACAACATTTTCCTCTTTTGGGGTACTACCTTTTACCTTTGGCGGCAAATTAGCCGATTTAGGTGAATATGTTTTTACCTTGGGATATTCAAAAAAAGATATTGTTTTTGGTGAAGGAGCAATAAGTTCTCTTACAGGTTATTTTGGAGATAGCTTATCTTATCAAATATCAATTCCTTCAAATCCGGGAAATAGTGGTGGACCTATTTTCGATACGGAAGGAAATGTAATAGGTATCCTTAGAGGAAAAAATTCAAAAAAAGCTAATGCCACTTATGCTATAAAATCAAATTTTTTAGTCAGTGTTATGGATTCAATTGCTGTTGACACCAATCTTGTTATTCCTGAAATAAATAAAATAAACAGTTTAAAGTGGAAAAAACGCACACTACAAATTAAAGATATTATGCCTTTTATTTTTACCGTAGAGGTTTATAGGTAGATTTTTGAGGTTCTATATTGATTTGTGTGGGTGAAAATATTAAAGCCACAGACTTCGTCTGTCGAAGACATGCTAATACTAAACCGCCATCAAGATACTGAAATTAAAACATTTCTTTTCGCCCTGTTTTTCTTCAAAAAATTATTCCGTAGCTATGGCTATGCAAGAATTTTGTGAAGAAAAACAAAACAAAAATAATTTATTTTCTTAATCAGCATCTTAATAGCGGTTTAGTATAAGTGTAATAAAAGTAAGCCTTTGTCTGTGAAAAATTTGATTACCCACAGTATTTGACAAAGAAACGTTATTTTGGAGAAACCTCCTCCTATTATTTACATTGAGTCAATTAATATATTCCAAAAAACAAAAAAAAGGCTCTCAAAAATGAGAGCCTTTTTTTTAATAAAATAATTAGCTGATTATTCTACAATTAACCTTTGAGTTGAAGAATTGCCATTTACACTAATTTTTAACATATAAATACCAGAATCTAAATTGTGAGTATTCAATTTAATATTCTGATTTCCTGCATTTAAATTTTTAGTTGTTTCAATAACTTTTTGACCAACTACATTAAATAGTTCAATATTTACTTTTGTTCTATTTTCTAAAGTCAATGAAATATTAGCTTCTTTAGAAACAGGATTTGGATAAACACTCATATTTAATGAAAAATTATTTTCTTTAATACTTATAGGACGTGTAAATGCTCCTATTAGGTCATTAAGAATATCATCAACAGGAACTTTAACATAATAGATACTATTTTCTGAAGGATCATCTTGGTTTTGTACTTCAGTTCCTGGAAATTCGTCTTCTTGGAATGTTAAGTGAAGATAGTTATCTACTCTTTTTCCAACTGTTGCAAAAACGTCTTCAGCAAAAGGATTTTTACTAATGTTTTGTGCATTAGCCCATGTTTGTCCATTATCTTTTGAATATGTAACATAAACATCACGGAAGTTTTCATTGTTTATTATAGAAACAGCTGTTTCAACCGGTGCTGTATAAATGAGGAAAATATTTCCGTCATCATCAATTGCTGCAACAGGCATTGTTACAAGAGCTGTATTTCCATAACGTGCTCCTTGAAGTATTTCATTGTTATCTTCATCTCGTCCCCATGTTTCAGGATTGATAGTTATTTCACCGTCTTCATTTTCATCAATCATTGATGTTGTATTAATGAGACCTCTGTTGGAATAAACTTTAAAGTACTCATAATGAGATAAAATATTATCAATAATTTCCACTACAAAAGAATCAAGAAGTATTGTTGAATCAGGAGGAATTATTGTTGAGTCTGTTGGTAATCCTGTTGCTGTATCAAAAGTATAAGTGTAATAAATTGGCCAAATATCTTTTGTTAGGCTAACAGTAAAAGGATTGTTAATGTCGTTATAAAGTTTAAGTGCCATTGATTTTTTTGCAGTTTTAGAAACTGTTGAATCACTAGTATTGAATGCGTAATTCCATGAAGTGTCATTCATAAAGGTTACTTTGTTTGCAACTTGATTATCAACATAAAGTCTGTAAACAGTAGTGTCTTTCCATATTGTATCGTTTACCAACATAGAATCATTTGTTGAAATATCGTTAAAATATTCAATACGACTCCAATTTCTGATAGGATAATACTGACCATCTCCAGGTTCGAAGTCCCATCCGTGAAGTGTTCCCCAAAATGCATGACAAACTTTATTGTCATCAACAAGAACGTTTACTGCACCATCATTGTAACGGAATGTAATTGTATCTCCTTGGAATTTTGGTTCAGGCCAAACAAAAGAATCAATAATTGTTCTTTCCCATGTATCGCCATAATCTAAAGATTTCCAAAGAACAATATATTTTGCAATTCCTCCTACTAAAATAGCTACAACATTATCTTTTACATCCATGGAATAAACATCACCACTACCAAATGAGAAAATTTCATCATTATAACCGGGAAGTGTGATTTTATCATCAACCCATGTATCATTTTTCATATCATAACGAGAAAAAACCATTGGTCTTTTAACGTTATTTTTTACAATAAGTGTGTCAGAATAATTTCCAATTACATAAAGATAATCCCCACTTGTTGCAGTTCTTGGCCATATTGGTCCAGTACCGTTATCTTTTTCAGTTTCTGCCCACACTGTTGAGCCGATTCCATCATTAGTATTTATTGAATAGCCACCGCTTCCGCCAGCATTAGAATAATGTGATAATACATTCTCAATAACATTTGTACCGTTATCGTAAGATGTAAGATTTGGCCAGCCTGTTCTAAGCATCTCAATTCTAGATGTAACGGTTGAAAACCAATCTGAACCATCAAAATGATTGTAACCCGAACCTCTTGTTGTCCATGGACTTGAATTTGGAGACGTGGTCCAAACGGCAGATACTTTTCCGTCAGAATAAACTTGTATCCTTCGTGGAATTGATGCATTGGTTTGAAGACCATAATTAGATAATCCGATTTTAACCCATTCAAAAGAATAATTTACTGATGTAATTTTCTTCTCTTCAGGTAATTTAAAAGGAACTTTTACAGCCGAGCTACTTCTGTAAGAATCATCATAAGTAACAGCTTCTTTTTGAATTTTTGCTGAATTTTTGTATTTCTCTAAGTTATTAAAATGTTTAACTTGCTGAGCATTTGCCACAAAAAATCCAATACTCAAAAATAAAATTAATAGTTTTTTCATTTGTTTAAGGTTTTATTAAAAAATAATAACATTTTATAAGTTGCAAAGGTAAATGAAGAATATTGAATATTAAAATCTATTTAAATTATTTTATTATGTATTGGAAGTTAGTAGTATATCTAATGTTTTGCTGTTCAAGTTAAATTTTCTTCCTAGAAAATTATTTGTAAGAATACCATGATAAAGAAAAATACCGTTTCTTGCGTTTTGTTTTTCCCAAAGATAATTTTCTATATTTCCAGCATTAATTAAATCAACAAGCAACTGTGAAAGAATGTTGCTAAGTGCAACTGAAGCAGTTTGTGGTACACGTGAAGGGATATTGGGAACACAATAATGCGTTACTCCGTGTTTTGTAAAAACAGGTTTTTCCAATAAAGTGGCTTTTGATGTTTCGCAACAGTTTTCTTGGTCAATGCTAATGTCAATTAATAGGCTTCCTTCTTTCATTTGGGAAATCATTTCTTCAGTAATTAACAAATTGGTATTGTTGTTTTGAGATTTGATAGCACAAATTACAACATCTGCATTTTTAACAGCGGTATTAAAAATATCAGGTTGAAGGATGGAACTATAAAATGGCACTCCTAAAGTATTATGTAAATCTCTAAGCTTTTGTACAGAATTATCAAATACTTTGATGCTTGCACCAAGTGCAAGTGCATTTTTTGTTGCATATTTTCCTACTATACCTGCACCGATAACCACTATTTCTGTCGGTGGAACTCCTGTTATTCCGCCCAAGAGAATACCTTTTCCATTTGTATCGGATAAATATTCGGAAGCAATAAAAACCGCTTCTCTACCAGCGATTTCACTCATAGATTGCACAATTGGAAAAAAGCCGTAATCATCCTTTAAAAACTCAAAAGAAATAGCTGTAGTTTTTTTCTCAATTAATAGTTCAAGTTGTTGTTTTTCAAGATGTGAAAGGCTGAGTGAAGAAATTAGTAATTGATTTTTTTTTAATAGTTTTATATCTTCAATTGAAGGAAAAGCAATTTTAAGAATTATATCGGATTGATAAACTTCTTTTTTTGATTCTGAAATTATTGCTCCTGCTTCTGAATATTGATGATTAGTAAATCTTGCATTTATTCCTGCATCTTTTTCAATAATAACTTTAAAATCATTATTTATTAAAATATTTATTGCCGAAGGTGTAAGTGGTACTCTCTTTTCGTTATCGGATATTTCTTTGGGAATACCTATGGAAAGAGATTTTCGTTTTGATGTATGCTTTACATATTCTTCTTTTGTAAGAACAGATGCAGATTTTGCTAAAATCTGTATTTCATCTTGTTTCAATTTATCCATTATCCTTTAGTTAATTCATTAAAAAAATCAAAACCAATTTACAACAAATAATTATTCTCTGCAAATAAATGTTCTTTTTGAGTTTTCCGTTGTTTCAATAAAAATTTTTGTAAAAAAATCAGGAAGCATATCATCAATTTTTTCAGCCCATTCTATAAAAACATATTCATCTGAAAAAAAATATTCTTCATATCCGAGTTCATAAATTTCCTCAGCATTTTTTATTCTATAAAAATCAAAGTGATAAATATTTTGTTTACCCGAATATTCATTTAAAATAGTGAACGAAGGACTGTTAACGATTTCATTAACTCCCAACTGAGTGCATAATTCTTTAATAAATGTTGTTTTGCCTGCACCAAGGTTGCCATAAAAAGCAATTTTTTTTGATTTGCAATTTGATAATATTTCTGTTGCAATTTCCGACAGTTGGTCAAGATTTTCACATTCCCATTTTTGCATAAATCAACTTTTACTTTCTAGTGTAATTACAGGAATAAGCATTTCTTCCAAAGAAATTCCTCCATGCTGAAATGTATTGTTGAAGAAATTTACATAATAATTGAAGTTATTTGGATAAATAAAGTAATTATCTTCTCTTGCAAAAATAAATGAGGCACTCAAACTTCTTTGTGGTAATTTAAAATCTTCTGGATTTCTGCATTGTAGTACTTCATTAGAATTAAACCTCAAACTTTTTCCTTGTTTAAATCTCAAATTTGCTGTTGTATTTTTATCCCCAACCACTTGTGATGGTTTATTAACTTTTATGGAACCGTGGTCGGTACTGATGACAAGGTAGCAATCCAATTCTGCAATGTTTTTTATAGCCTCGTACAAAGGTGAATGCTCAAACCAAGATTTTGTTAAAGACCTGTAAGCAGTTTCATCCTCAGCAAGTTCTTTTATAATTTCCATTTCTGTTCTTACATGAGAAAGAAGGTCAATAAAGTTGTAAACTATTACAGTGAGGTCTTTTTGTGAGTAATTTCGTATGTTTTCGGATAATTTTTTTCCCGCTTTTGGAGATGTTATTTTTTCATACTCAATTGATATATCTTTTCTTAAGCGTTGTAAATATTCTTGTAAAAATTCTTTCTCGTATTTATTCTTTGATCCTTTTTCTTCATCAAATACCCACCTTTCTCTATTATTTTTATAAATATCAAGAGGCATCATTCCTGAAAAAATTGCATTTCGTGAATAATTTGTAGTAGTAGGTAAAATACTATAATACATATCTTCATCAATAATCCTGAATTTGTCGGTTAGCAAAGATTGTATTGTTTTCCATTGGTCAAAACGAAAGTTATCTATTAAAATAAAAAATACAGGCTTGTTCTTTTTTGTTAGCGGAAGTACTTTTTTTAATAATAATTTATTAGACATCAATGGAGCTGTTTCAGGATTCTGTATCCAGTCTTTGTAGTTAGTAGAAATAAATTTAAAGAAATTAATATCTGCCTCTGATTTTTGATCTAAAAAAATTTCTTTTAAGCTTAAATCTGATGATTTTCCTAACTCAATTTCCCAATGAATTAATTGTCTGTAAGCATTTTTCCATTCTTCAGGGCTAAGTTTATCATTAATTGTCATTGATAATTCACCGAAATTCCTCTGGTACTGACTAGTTATTTTTTCACTAATCAGTCTTTTATGGTCAACAAGTTTTTTAATGGATAATAGTAATTGCTTTGGATTTACAGGTTTTATCAGGTAATCAGAAATTTGAGAACCAATAGCATCTTCCATAAAGTACTCATCTTCAGTTTTTGTTACCATAACAACAGGAACGTCTAAAATAATTTTTTGTATTTCTACAAGTGTATCCAAACCGCTTAGTCCGGGCATTTGTTCATCAAGAAAAATTATATTGAAAGGCTGATTTTTTACTTCTTCAATCGCATCAGTTCCATTATTAACTGCAACTACCTCATATCCTTTTTGTTCAAGGAAAATAATGTGGGGCTTCAATAAATCTATTTCATCATCAACCCAAAGTATTTTAATTTTATTCATAAATTTAACCGATTTTTTATATTTCTATATTTTAATTAAACAGGGAATTTAAGCAAATATTATACAATGGGAAAAAATAATATATTAAATGATCCGGTAAGTGGTTTTATCAGGATTTCCAATGACCTTATTCTTGAACTAATTGATCATCCTTATTTTCAAAGACTTAGAAGAATTAAGCAATTAGGTTTAACAGATTTGGTTTTCCCTGGAGCTACTCATACTCGTTTTCAACACACTCTTGGTGCATTTCAACTCATGAATGAAAGCATTGAAATCCTTAAAAGCAAAGGAGTAAAAATTACCGATAAGGAAGATTTCGCTGTGAAGGTAGCTATTTTGTTACATGACATTGGACATGGTCCTTTCTCTCACACTTTTGAAAATACTTTGATAAAAGATGTGCTTCATGAGGAAATATCATTAGTGTTAATGAAAGAATTGAATAAACATTTCAAAGGTAAGTTGGATTTGGCAATTAAAATTTTCCAGGATAAGTACGAAAGAAAGTTTTTCCATCAACTTATTTCCAGTCAGCTCGATGTTGACAGACTGGATTATTTGAGACGAGATAGTTTTTATTCAGGAGTTTCTGAGGGTATTGTCGGCTCCGAAAGGATAATAAGAATGATGAATGTTGTAGAGGATAATTTGGTAATTGAAAAAAAGGGAATCTATTCTATTGAAAATTTTTTACGTGCAAGGAGTTTTATGTACTGGCAGGTTTATTTACATAAAACTGTTATAGGTGCTGAAAAATTGTTGGTAAAAATTTTTGAAAGAGCGATAGAACTTGCAAAACAAGGAATTGAACTAAATTTAAATTCCAATATTGAATTTTTTATTACTAATGAGGTTAAAGTTAGTGATTTTAAAAATCAGCAAATTTTAAATAATTTTATAAGCCTTGATGATGCAGACATTTTGTTATCAATTAAAAGATGGGTTAGTCATGATGATAAAATATTGTCGGTTTTAAGTAGGAATTTTTTAGAAAGAAAACTTTTCAAAGTTGAGATTTCAATCAATCCTTTTAATAAAAACAGAGTTAATGAAATTAAAGAAATACTGATGAAAGATTTTGAAATTGAGGAAAAATTGACTAATTATTTCGTTTTCACCGATTTTATTCAAAATCTGATGTATGATTTTTCAGGATCAAATATTAGCGTCATGATTGATAATGATAATGTTGTAGATATTTCGGAAGCATCAAGTGGAATTAATCTTTCAGCAATGAGTAAAATTAATCAAAGATATTATCTTTGCTATCCAAAAAACATTAAAGTAAAATAGATGGAGTTAACAATAAAAGAGTTGTTGGATTTTATCGGGGGAGATACAAAAGAAAAACTTGATGAAAAAATCGTTATTACAACAATCTCTCCCATTGAAGAAGCAAAAGAAGGTGCAATCTCATTTTTGTATTTAAAATCCTATAATCAATATTTAAAAAGTAGTGATGCTGCTGTTGTTTTAGTAAATAAAAATTTTATTCCTGAAAGTAATGAGCATCCGCCTTTAATTTATGTTGATGATGTTAAAAAATCATTGATGTTGTTGATTAACAAATTCAAAGAAATTCAAGATTATAAAAGTGGAATTGAAGAGCCTGTTTATATTTCTAAAGATGTAAAGTATGGAGATAATGTTTATCTTGGAGCATTTGTTTACCTCGGAAAAGGTGTTCGTATTGGAAATAATGTAAAAATTTATCCTAATACTTTTATTGGTGATGATGTAAAAATTGATGATAACAGTATTATTTATGCCGGAGTAAAAATTTATAACAGATGTGAAATTGGAAAAAATTGTATTTTGCATTCAGGATGTATAATTGGTGGTGATGGTTTTGGTCATGAACCACAAAAGGATGGTTCCTATAAAAAAATTCCTCAAATAGGCAATGTTATCCTTAGAGACAATGTGGAAGTAGGTGCAAATACAACAATTGATAGGGCATCAATTGAATCAACAATAATTAATAAAGGAGTAAAATTAGACAATTTAATAATGATTGCTCATAATGTTGAAATAGGCGAAAACACTGTAGTAATTGCTCAAACAGGAATATCGGGTAGTACAAAAATAGGAAAAAGATGTATCTTAGCAGGTCAGTCTGGTTTTGTCGGACATATTTCTATTGCAGATGGCTCTCAGTTTGGAGCAAAAAGTGGTGTTTCTAAATCAATAAAAGAAGAAAATCAACAATGGTTTGGTGTTCCTTTGATGAAAGTAAAAGAATCATTAAAAATGCAAGTTTTACTAAGAAATTTACCTGATTTGTTTTCTCAAATAAAGGAAATAAAAAATGAACTTTTAAAAATTAAGTCTGAAAAATCTAATAATGGAAAATAAACAAAAAACAATACAGAAATCTGTAAGTATTTCTGGTGTAGGCTTACACACGGGTGCAAGAGTAAATATTACTTTTCAACCTGCGGCTGAAAATCATGGATACAAATTTCAAAGAGTTGACTTAAAAGATAAACCGATTATTAATGCTGATGTTGACTACGTAATTGGAACAGAGAGAGGTACAACTTTAGCAAAAGATGGTGTTGAGATTGGTACTGTTGAACACATTCTTGCTGCTGTTGCAGGACTTGAAATTGACAACATCCTTATTGAACTGGATGCCAAAGAGATACCAATAATGGACGGTAGCTCAGGTCCTTTTGTAAAAGCATTACTTGATGCAGGAATTAAAAAACAAAGTGCTGAAAAAGAATATTTTGAAATAACTTCCAATATTCACTATTCAGAAAAAGATTCAAATGTGGAAATGATAGCCATGCCACTTGATGGTTTTAGGCTTACTTGTATGATTGATTTTAAAAATCCAATTATCGGTAGCCAGCATGCTTCTATTTCTAAACTTTCAGAATTTCCAAGAGAAATTGCTTCAAACCGTACTTTTTGTTTGTTTACTGATATTGAAGAATTGCATAACAAAAATCTGATTAAAGGTGGCGATGTTAATAATGCAATTGTTGTAGTAGATAAAAAAGTAACAGATGCTGAATTAGAAAACATGTCTGTATTATTCAATAAAGATGTAAAAGATTTTCAAGTAGGAGAAGATGGTATTCTTAACAATGTGAAATTAAGATACCAAAACGAACCTGCTCGCCATAAATTATTGGATTTAATTGGAGACCTTGCTTTAGTTGGAGTTCCGTTAAAAGCTCAAATAATGGCAGCACGTCCGGGGCATTCGGCAAATATTGAATTTGCAA
This window of the Bacteroidota bacterium genome carries:
- a CDS encoding bifunctional UDP-3-O-[3-hydroxymyristoyl] N-acetylglucosamine deacetylase/3-hydroxyacyl-ACP dehydratase — protein: MENKQKTIQKSVSISGVGLHTGARVNITFQPAAENHGYKFQRVDLKDKPIINADVDYVIGTERGTTLAKDGVEIGTVEHILAAVAGLEIDNILIELDAKEIPIMDGSSGPFVKALLDAGIKKQSAEKEYFEITSNIHYSEKDSNVEMIAMPLDGFRLTCMIDFKNPIIGSQHASISKLSEFPREIASNRTFCLFTDIEELHNKNLIKGGDVNNAIVVVDKKVTDAELENMSVLFNKDVKDFQVGEDGILNNVKLRYQNEPARHKLLDLIGDLALVGVPLKAQIMAARPGHSANIEFAKKIKKTIKNTIKQKKNQAPVIDINKKAVYNITEIEKILPHRHPFLLVDRILELDEKNIIGIKNVTHDEYFFRGHFPDNPIMPGVLQIEALAQCGGVLVLNNVPDPENYSTYFLKIDKARFKGMVTPGDTLILKLVLTAPVRRGVCMMKAQGFVGNKIVVEAELMAQIVKTK